Proteins from one Pyrococcus kukulkanii genomic window:
- a CDS encoding M48 family metalloprotease, whose product MAIISWIVYYKTILPRTDNVLKATRGLTFVLAALSLAAILVIAIFSGASLWLLLILLVIFAIQYLIYPIIFVFGLEKVSVESIGREDLAKFANDLARSRRFNRRIDVYVADIGAPNAFAVSNILKNVVVIDKRLLSILDENELRAVIAHEVGHIVHFDNGFTMGLSLLPYLLQVLGYSLLIGAILYAQSPTPSRDEKGALAKVVGVVWMFLAALFLLVLGSLVMIPVLAFGRVREHLADLVAIDSLKDNYITSVLLKIEQYYENMARKKSVLGFGRPSLRAMLYIVPGFADGYMLNINVLDVLKTVFSTHPSTPARAYVCLRRLQEIR is encoded by the coding sequence ATGGCCATTATCTCATGGATAGTCTACTATAAAACTATCCTCCCAAGAACGGATAATGTCTTGAAAGCGACAAGAGGCTTAACGTTTGTCTTAGCAGCACTATCTCTTGCTGCAATTCTTGTCATAGCAATATTCTCGGGAGCTAGCCTTTGGTTACTGTTGATACTCTTGGTAATCTTTGCAATCCAGTACTTAATATATCCAATTATTTTTGTCTTCGGATTGGAGAAAGTTTCCGTAGAAAGTATAGGGAGGGAAGACCTAGCTAAATTTGCAAACGATCTTGCTAGGTCTCGGAGGTTTAACAGGAGGATAGATGTTTACGTTGCTGACATTGGTGCCCCAAATGCGTTTGCCGTCTCAAATATACTAAAGAACGTGGTAGTAATTGACAAAAGGTTATTGAGTATACTCGATGAAAACGAGTTAAGAGCTGTTATTGCCCATGAAGTGGGACATATAGTGCATTTTGATAATGGATTTACAATGGGATTAAGTTTGCTCCCATATCTCCTCCAAGTACTTGGATATAGCTTACTAATTGGAGCCATTCTTTACGCACAATCCCCAACACCTTCCCGCGATGAAAAGGGTGCTCTTGCAAAAGTAGTAGGAGTAGTATGGATGTTCTTAGCCGCACTATTCCTACTAGTTCTTGGATCTCTTGTAATGATACCAGTCTTGGCATTTGGAAGAGTCAGAGAGCACCTTGCGGATCTCGTTGCTATCGATTCCCTAAAAGATAACTACATCACAAGCGTGTTACTTAAAATAGAGCAATATTATGAAAACATGGCAAGAAAGAAATCCGTTCTTGGATTTGGGAGACCAAGCTTAAGAGCGATGCTTTACATTGTGCCTGGGTTCGCCGACGGATATATGTTAAATATAAATGTCTTGGATGTACTAAAAACTGTATTCTCGACGCATCCATCAACCCCAGCAAGGGCCTATGTATGCCTACGGAGGCTACAAGAAATTAGATAG
- the aspS gene encoding aspartate--tRNA(Asn) ligase, whose translation MLRTHYSSEITKELNGKRVKVAGWVQEVKDLGGIKFVWIRDREGIVQVTAPKKKVPQEIFKLIPKLNSEDVVVVEGIVNFTPKAKLGFEVIPEKFEVISRAQTPLPLDPTGKVKAELDTRLDNRFMDVRNPKVMAIFKIRSNVFRAVREFFYNEGFIEIHTPKIIATATEGGTELFPMRYFENDAFLAQSPQLYKQMMMATGLDKVFEIAPIFRAEEHNTTRHLNEAWSIDAEMAFIENEEEVMDLLERLVVYTIKYVRENNGKELKILEFELEEPRQPFPRITYDKALEILADLGKEIPWGEDIDTEGEKLLGKYMKENEGVELYFIYRYPSEAKPFYIMKYDDKPEICRAFDLEYRGIEISSGGQREHRHDILVEQIKEKGLNPESFEFYLKAFRYGMPPHGGFGLGAERLIMRMLDIGNIREVILFPRDRRRLVP comes from the coding sequence ATGTTAAGGACGCACTATTCTAGCGAGATAACCAAGGAGCTCAACGGGAAGAGGGTTAAAGTTGCCGGCTGGGTTCAGGAGGTTAAGGATCTGGGAGGGATAAAGTTCGTCTGGATAAGGGACAGGGAAGGGATAGTGCAGGTAACGGCTCCAAAGAAGAAGGTTCCCCAGGAGATATTCAAGCTCATTCCCAAGCTCAACAGTGAAGATGTAGTGGTCGTTGAGGGCATAGTTAACTTCACTCCCAAAGCAAAGCTTGGCTTTGAGGTAATCCCAGAGAAGTTCGAGGTGATAAGCAGAGCCCAGACCCCACTCCCCCTCGATCCCACGGGAAAGGTCAAGGCTGAGCTTGACACTAGACTAGACAACAGGTTCATGGACGTGAGAAATCCGAAAGTTATGGCGATATTCAAGATAAGATCGAACGTGTTTAGGGCCGTGAGGGAGTTCTTCTACAACGAGGGCTTCATAGAGATCCACACGCCAAAGATAATTGCCACGGCAACCGAGGGAGGAACTGAGCTGTTCCCAATGAGGTACTTCGAGAACGATGCATTCCTCGCTCAATCACCGCAACTTTACAAGCAGATGATGATGGCAACCGGGCTTGATAAGGTCTTTGAGATAGCCCCAATCTTTAGGGCTGAAGAGCACAACACTACGAGGCATTTAAATGAGGCCTGGAGCATAGATGCAGAGATGGCTTTCATAGAGAACGAGGAAGAAGTTATGGATCTCCTCGAGAGGTTAGTCGTTTACACGATCAAGTACGTGAGAGAGAACAACGGGAAGGAGCTTAAAATTTTAGAGTTCGAGCTTGAGGAGCCAAGGCAACCCTTCCCCAGGATAACGTACGATAAGGCCCTCGAGATTTTGGCTGATTTGGGCAAGGAGATCCCTTGGGGTGAGGATATAGATACCGAGGGGGAGAAGTTGTTAGGCAAGTACATGAAGGAGAACGAGGGAGTAGAGTTGTACTTCATCTACAGGTACCCAAGCGAGGCCAAGCCTTTCTACATAATGAAGTACGATGATAAGCCAGAGATCTGTAGGGCCTTCGATCTAGAGTACAGGGGCATTGAGATAAGTTCCGGAGGGCAGAGGGAGCACAGGCACGACATATTGGTGGAGCAAATAAAGGAGAAAGGATTAAACCCAGAGAGCTTCGAGTTCTACCTAAAAGCTTTCAGGTACGGAATGCCACCCCATGGAGGTTTTGGACTTGGAGCCGAGAGGCTGATAATGAGGATGCTTGACATTGGAAATATTAGGGAGGTCATACTGTTCCCCAGGGACAGGAGGAGGCTAGTCCCCTGA
- a CDS encoding sugar phosphate nucleotidyltransferase, which produces MKAVILAGGFGTRLRPISSTRPKPMVPVLGKPNLQYILEALEKVSEIDEVILSVHYMRGEIREFIQEKMQDYPKDIKFVNDPMPLETGGALKNVEDYVSDDFLVIYGDVFTNFNYSELIEAHKKNDGLITVALTKVYDPERFGVVITDEEGKIIEFEEKPRKPKTNLVDAGIYVVNKDVLKEIPKNKEIYFEREILPKFVSQGLVYGYKMPKEYYWVDLGTPDDLFYAHQIALDELAKENGYLILGENVEIPEDVEVQGPVYIDNNAKIGHGVKIKAYTYIGPNTIVEEKAYIKRSILLGNDIVKERAELKDAILGEGVVVGKNVIVKENAVVGDYAKIYDNLVIYGAKILPWKKVEEYEAYIRIKLDPTKVRPELTPDRCPLGLPECIYKKFKAIAGEKPPCDECIENQWLF; this is translated from the coding sequence ATGAAAGCTGTAATTCTTGCGGGAGGTTTTGGAACTAGATTGAGGCCTATTTCATCAACAAGACCAAAGCCAATGGTTCCCGTCCTCGGGAAGCCTAACCTTCAGTACATTCTTGAGGCCCTGGAGAAGGTTAGCGAGATTGACGAGGTTATACTTTCAGTACACTATATGAGGGGCGAGATTAGGGAGTTCATTCAGGAAAAGATGCAAGACTATCCTAAGGACATTAAGTTCGTTAATGACCCAATGCCTCTAGAAACCGGTGGAGCCTTGAAGAACGTTGAGGATTACGTGAGCGATGACTTCTTGGTTATCTATGGTGACGTGTTCACGAACTTCAACTACTCCGAACTCATAGAGGCCCACAAGAAGAACGATGGGCTGATAACAGTTGCACTAACCAAAGTGTATGATCCAGAGAGGTTCGGTGTTGTTATCACGGATGAAGAGGGCAAAATTATAGAGTTCGAGGAGAAGCCCAGGAAACCAAAGACGAACCTAGTTGATGCAGGAATTTACGTGGTCAACAAGGATGTTCTGAAGGAGATACCAAAGAATAAAGAGATCTACTTTGAGAGGGAGATTTTGCCAAAGTTCGTAAGCCAAGGCTTAGTTTATGGATACAAGATGCCAAAGGAATATTATTGGGTTGACCTTGGAACTCCGGACGATCTGTTCTATGCTCATCAGATAGCCCTTGACGAGCTTGCCAAGGAGAATGGCTACCTCATCTTGGGGGAGAACGTGGAGATTCCTGAGGATGTTGAGGTTCAAGGTCCAGTGTACATCGATAACAACGCAAAGATAGGACATGGGGTCAAGATAAAAGCCTACACGTACATAGGCCCGAACACGATAGTTGAGGAGAAGGCCTACATTAAGAGGTCAATACTACTTGGCAACGACATAGTGAAAGAGAGGGCCGAGCTAAAAGATGCAATCCTGGGAGAGGGAGTCGTCGTTGGGAAGAACGTCATAGTCAAGGAAAACGCAGTTGTGGGAGACTACGCAAAGATCTATGACAACCTTGTGATCTATGGAGCAAAAATACTCCCATGGAAGAAAGTTGAAGAGTACGAGGCGTACATAAGGATCAAGCTTGATCCGACAAAAGTGAGACCCGAACTAACCCCAGACAGGTGTCCTCTCGGCTTGCCAGAGTGTATCTACAAGAAGTTCAAGGCAATCGCCGGAGAGAAGCCTCCGTGTGATGAGTGTATAGAGAACCAGTGGCTCTTCTGA
- the aor gene encoding aldehyde ferredoxin oxidoreductase has product MYGYWGKILRVNLSDGTIKEEKFDENFAKKWLGTRGFGIYYLLKEMDPKVDPFSPENKLIFATGPLTGTSAPTGGRYMVITKSPLTGYIAMANSGGYFGAELKFAGWDAIIVEGKADHPVYIYINEESVEIRDASHLWGKLVSETEEKLKEEVGDKNVQIASIGPAGENKVRFAAVMNNGHRAAGRGGVGAVMGSKNLKAIVVRGHKRVEVADKGKFMEVVREKIEKLKKDPVAGGGLPKYGTAVLVNIINENGLYPTRNFQTGVFKYAYEQSGEAMAAKYLIKNKPCFACPIGCGRVNKLPTLGVTEGPEYESTWALGANLGINDLAAIIEANHFADEYGMDTISLGGTLATAMELYERGLLKQEDIGGDNVPPFRFGNTEVLHYWIHKIATREGFGDVLAEGGYRLAEKFNGLEYFMGVKKQELPAYDPRGAEGHGLGYATNNRGGCHIKQYMISPEILGYPYKMDPHDISDEKVKMVILFQDLTALIDAAGLCVFTTFGLGADDYRDLLNAALGWDFSTEDYLKIGERIWNAERLFNLKAGLDPLKEDTLPKRLLEEPMPEGPHKGHVVRLKEMLPRYYKFRGWTEDGRIPEEKLKELGLEEFM; this is encoded by the coding sequence ATGTATGGGTATTGGGGCAAGATTCTAAGAGTAAACCTTTCTGATGGGACGATTAAGGAAGAGAAGTTCGACGAGAACTTTGCTAAGAAATGGCTTGGTACAAGGGGCTTTGGGATCTACTACCTTCTCAAGGAGATGGATCCAAAGGTTGACCCCTTCAGTCCAGAGAACAAGCTTATATTTGCAACGGGCCCGCTAACGGGAACTTCTGCTCCAACGGGCGGAAGGTACATGGTGATAACCAAGAGCCCCCTGACGGGATATATAGCGATGGCAAACTCGGGCGGCTATTTTGGTGCTGAGCTTAAGTTCGCAGGGTGGGATGCCATAATTGTTGAGGGGAAAGCAGACCACCCCGTGTATATTTACATTAACGAAGAGAGCGTTGAAATTAGAGACGCCTCCCACCTCTGGGGCAAGCTCGTAAGCGAGACCGAGGAAAAGTTAAAGGAAGAAGTTGGGGACAAGAACGTTCAGATAGCCTCCATTGGACCGGCCGGAGAAAACAAAGTTAGGTTTGCAGCAGTGATGAACAATGGACACAGGGCCGCGGGAAGAGGTGGAGTTGGAGCGGTTATGGGAAGCAAGAATCTCAAGGCAATAGTAGTTAGGGGACACAAGAGGGTGGAGGTCGCTGACAAAGGGAAGTTCATGGAGGTAGTCAGGGAGAAGATTGAAAAGCTCAAGAAGGATCCAGTTGCCGGTGGAGGGTTGCCGAAGTATGGAACCGCCGTTCTCGTGAACATAATTAACGAGAACGGACTCTACCCAACGAGAAACTTCCAGACTGGAGTGTTCAAATATGCCTACGAGCAGAGCGGTGAGGCAATGGCCGCTAAATATCTAATCAAGAATAAGCCGTGCTTTGCCTGTCCAATAGGCTGTGGAAGGGTCAACAAGTTGCCAACCCTAGGAGTTACCGAGGGACCGGAGTACGAGAGCACTTGGGCCTTAGGTGCCAACCTTGGGATTAATGATTTAGCTGCGATAATCGAAGCTAATCACTTCGCCGATGAGTACGGAATGGACACGATAAGCCTCGGTGGAACTTTAGCAACAGCGATGGAGCTCTACGAGAGGGGCCTGCTCAAGCAAGAAGACATCGGAGGAGACAACGTTCCGCCCTTCAGGTTCGGCAACACTGAAGTGCTACACTACTGGATCCACAAGATAGCAACTAGGGAGGGCTTTGGCGATGTCCTTGCAGAGGGAGGCTACAGGTTGGCTGAAAAGTTCAATGGCCTCGAGTACTTCATGGGCGTTAAAAAGCAGGAACTTCCAGCCTATGACCCGAGAGGTGCCGAGGGTCACGGACTTGGTTACGCGACCAACAACAGGGGAGGCTGTCACATCAAGCAGTACATGATAAGCCCTGAGATCCTGGGTTACCCATACAAGATGGATCCGCACGACATAAGCGACGAGAAGGTTAAGATGGTCATCCTGTTCCAGGATCTTACGGCGTTAATTGATGCTGCTGGCCTCTGTGTCTTCACAACGTTTGGACTTGGGGCTGATGACTACAGGGATCTCCTAAATGCAGCGCTAGGCTGGGACTTCTCAACCGAAGACTACCTCAAGATAGGAGAGAGAATATGGAACGCCGAGAGATTGTTTAACCTTAAAGCTGGTCTTGATCCACTCAAGGAGGACACATTACCTAAGAGGCTCCTTGAAGAGCCAATGCCAGAGGGTCCACATAAGGGACACGTGGTTAGGCTCAAGGAGATGCTACCAAGGTACTACAAGTTCAGAGGATGGACAGAAGACGGAAGAATTCCAGAGGAGAAGCTTAAGGAGCTTGGGCTTGAGGAGTTCATGTGA